In Streptomyces sp. NBC_00569, a single genomic region encodes these proteins:
- a CDS encoding recombinase, whose translation MRIPYATADQLAAWTGMRRKRAEEEQRLGEIEGINLTLTFLRTKQAEAIRSQRRTTVDLGFPRPRG comes from the coding sequence TTGCGCATCCCGTATGCCACCGCCGACCAGCTCGCCGCGTGGACCGGAATGCGGCGGAAACGCGCCGAGGAGGAGCAGCGGCTCGGGGAGATCGAGGGCATCAACCTGACCCTTACCTTCCTGCGGACCAAGCAAGCCGAGGCCATCCGCTCGCAACGACGAACCACCGTTGACCTTGGGTTTCCGCGCCCTCGCGGCTGA
- a CDS encoding helix-turn-helix transcriptional regulator, with amino-acid sequence MHVDSRPWLQERVSGTTPASLIGPVRRGRRLRIEYNSTRESCPRDLVVDPYGLVAKAGIWYLVADCARVPRMYRLERITTWKDVDQPRRIRKGQTLATVSAALIDQWEHHHAIEVSATIDQTQIERARRVLGQRLVQDDHEESTTGHRVRIRFPHLEDVRTLLPFGSTITVHGPAEVRAHLRDLATDLAHHYAPSPTS; translated from the coding sequence GTGCACGTGGACAGCCGTCCCTGGCTCCAGGAACGAGTTTCCGGCACGACTCCGGCTTCGCTGATCGGCCCGGTGCGGCGAGGTCGCCGGCTACGGATCGAGTACAACAGCACACGCGAGTCATGCCCACGCGACCTGGTCGTGGATCCCTACGGGCTGGTCGCCAAAGCCGGCATCTGGTACCTCGTCGCCGACTGTGCCCGAGTGCCACGGATGTACCGACTCGAACGGATCACCACGTGGAAAGACGTCGATCAGCCACGACGGATCCGCAAGGGCCAGACCCTGGCCACCGTCTCTGCAGCGCTCATTGATCAGTGGGAACACCACCACGCGATAGAGGTCAGCGCCACCATCGACCAGACCCAGATCGAGCGAGCGCGACGGGTCCTCGGCCAACGACTCGTCCAGGACGACCACGAGGAATCCACCACCGGCCACAGGGTGCGGATCCGCTTCCCGCACCTGGAGGACGTACGGACACTGCTGCCGTTCGGGAGCACCATCACTGTGCACGGCCCCGCCGAAGTCAGAGCTCACCTTCGCGACCTCGCCACCGACCTCGCCCACCACTATGCGCCGTCACCAACGTCCTGA
- a CDS encoding tyrosine-type recombinase/integrase: MAPGRDAVGLAEVFSLHTYRSSRSGQQDEQAYFFDTLAEYQWARDAAGLMPASIDQLVKPVIELCDHYDVVPWQLTPAALDRYFAGPGKRARSTVLAKINKIDAYFAFLEQPYAGEIHRLFGVVIESPVDPFNRPRHRGDFGLRVPPSQRAMREFFAVWRNELPQARKEAVACRDYVMAKIAYLSGVRAAELCGVAVKDVHWESGRWGRFVVQGKGARGSGPRPREAFLFEEGRELLWWYVEEVRGMFRDDPEHPAALLFPSERLPKPVAALNMPIAPAVVPATFRRALKSASRLYLPGPVAELFPHLLRHACATHNYERGMTLWEVQRLLGHSWTTTTVNYLATAQADPEHADRSRSSAARAGQRLVADMGSLR; encoded by the coding sequence ATGGCCCCTGGGCGTGATGCGGTCGGTCTGGCGGAGGTCTTCTCTCTTCATACCTACCGATCGAGCCGATCGGGGCAGCAGGACGAGCAGGCATATTTCTTCGACACACTCGCGGAGTATCAGTGGGCGAGGGATGCGGCGGGGCTGATGCCTGCGTCGATCGACCAGCTGGTCAAGCCAGTGATCGAGCTGTGCGACCACTACGACGTCGTGCCGTGGCAGCTCACGCCGGCGGCGTTGGACCGGTACTTCGCCGGGCCGGGCAAGAGGGCACGGTCGACGGTCCTGGCGAAGATCAACAAGATCGACGCGTACTTCGCGTTCCTGGAGCAGCCGTACGCCGGAGAGATCCACCGACTGTTCGGCGTGGTCATCGAGTCGCCGGTCGATCCGTTCAACCGGCCGCGCCACCGTGGGGACTTCGGGCTGCGGGTGCCTCCATCGCAGCGTGCGATGCGGGAGTTCTTCGCCGTGTGGCGGAATGAGTTGCCGCAGGCGCGCAAGGAGGCGGTGGCATGTCGGGACTACGTGATGGCGAAGATCGCCTACCTGTCCGGGGTGCGGGCGGCGGAGCTGTGTGGCGTCGCGGTAAAGGACGTGCACTGGGAGTCGGGACGGTGGGGCCGGTTTGTGGTTCAGGGCAAGGGCGCCCGCGGGTCCGGGCCCCGGCCGCGGGAGGCGTTCCTGTTCGAAGAGGGGCGCGAGTTGTTGTGGTGGTACGTGGAGGAGGTGCGGGGCATGTTCCGGGACGATCCGGAGCATCCGGCGGCCCTGCTCTTTCCCTCCGAGCGGTTGCCCAAGCCGGTGGCGGCGTTGAACATGCCCATCGCGCCGGCGGTCGTCCCGGCGACGTTCCGTCGGGCGCTGAAGTCGGCGTCGCGGCTGTACCTGCCCGGGCCGGTGGCGGAGCTGTTCCCGCATCTGCTGCGGCACGCGTGCGCGACCCACAACTACGAGCGGGGGATGACGTTGTGGGAGGTGCAGCGGTTGCTCGGGCATAGCTGGACGACTACGACGGTCAATTATCTGGCGACGGCCCAGGCCGATCCGGAGCACGCGGACCGCTCGCGGTCGTCGGCGGCGCGGGCCGGGCAGCGGTTGGTCGCGGACATGGGGAGCTTGCGGTGA
- a CDS encoding alpha-L-rhamnosidase-related protein produces the protein MSLQWPFPSRSSLRFGVVATAFGLTLALAPPAVADRAGPDHSPQAPAGLTVGDRVNPSAVDGTPPFGWLPRDVDSDEVQSAYELVVRDGAGHTVWDSGKVPGARQSWVPYAGPGLAPGTQYRWTVRTWDRQGAVSPYAGPATFVTGLGDTDWAGAQWIRRPATGNDADNQWTAARKVMRVSAGSPVTAARVYTAAVGDWQVQANGRTVQRGSSYEYAGEGFYDVAELKGVEAGEELPVGVVTHYWNCKCQGRANGPAGPDGPDGLLVKVVVEHADGTRDVMVSDGSWKVRRYDPQTVDTVAFRNKDAGDRIEYYDARAELTGWDKAGYDDGSWSGATVVGPHPRPNPADCSSYASGSSPCAFTHLSATNAHLTRTVVHPKSLLRLPDGTVFADFGKVNSAVPSVSFQHGVAGRQLTFTTSYRRSNSTLTAAVRAGDTTVTLASTGNLHVGDRVTVDAPATGYGAGDPETRTVTAVDGKTATVDRALGKDHAAGSWVENSRAGTSALDTQGSNMRFFHTQRDGAQIAQPFTYWGWRYLQISDPGEKLTTDDITAVVQHTDAAHPATFSSSDDTLDDVFALMQHSALQSAQNVFLDTPTREKGQFLGDAIDESYATMAASGERSLTRQAIVSFMNSQARYWKNGAMNAVYPNGDGKRDIPDYTEMFPEWVLRYYRTTGDRELLAQAQPVMKNISDYISSAVDSRGLVADLPGGSGAYQYGIIDWPAPMRYGYVTDGNVNRTVVNALALGALRSTAEAADALGDADAHTLYGDRAEHLTAAMRAQLRDPGSGAWSDGLTATGSRIDHSGQHAQTFPVAYGAATSAEYPELGERISALGMQQGPMTLRTLLEALRVTDRPDTVVDLLTDPHHDGPAQVLAEGGTFLWEQWTPGCETSDCTGAQVSQSSSESLSHGWGGAGINGVIESVLGLTVTSPGAATVRIAPADKGLDHASGTQWTERGTVGVDWRRNRHGVDTEVTVPVNVTATVALPVVHGGAYHVTGQGVRYLGIEDGRAAYRVGSGHVSFHARSTD, from the coding sequence ATGAGCCTTCAGTGGCCGTTCCCGTCCCGGTCCAGTCTTCGGTTCGGTGTTGTCGCGACGGCCTTCGGGCTGACGCTTGCCCTTGCCCCGCCCGCGGTCGCGGACCGCGCAGGGCCCGATCACAGCCCCCAGGCGCCGGCCGGTCTCACGGTCGGTGACAGGGTCAACCCGTCGGCCGTCGACGGGACACCCCCGTTCGGCTGGCTGCCGCGCGACGTCGACAGCGACGAGGTGCAGTCGGCGTACGAACTGGTCGTGCGCGACGGCGCGGGGCACACGGTCTGGGACAGCGGCAAGGTGCCCGGCGCGCGCCAGTCCTGGGTTCCCTACGCCGGTCCCGGCCTCGCGCCGGGCACGCAGTACCGCTGGACGGTGCGGACCTGGGACCGCCAGGGCGCGGTGTCGCCGTACGCGGGCCCCGCGACGTTCGTCACCGGCCTCGGTGACACGGACTGGGCGGGCGCGCAGTGGATCCGCAGGCCCGCCACCGGCAACGACGCGGACAACCAGTGGACCGCCGCCCGCAAGGTGATGCGGGTGTCCGCAGGCAGTCCGGTGACCGCTGCCCGCGTCTACACCGCCGCCGTGGGGGACTGGCAGGTCCAGGCAAACGGGCGCACGGTGCAGCGCGGCTCGTCGTACGAATACGCGGGCGAGGGGTTCTACGACGTCGCGGAACTCAAGGGTGTTGAGGCGGGAGAAGAACTGCCGGTCGGCGTCGTCACTCACTACTGGAACTGCAAGTGCCAGGGGCGCGCCAATGGCCCTGCCGGTCCGGACGGCCCTGACGGTCTGCTAGTGAAGGTCGTGGTCGAGCACGCGGACGGCACCCGGGACGTGATGGTCTCCGACGGATCCTGGAAGGTACGCCGCTACGACCCGCAGACCGTCGACACCGTGGCATTCCGGAACAAGGACGCGGGCGACCGGATCGAGTACTACGACGCCCGGGCGGAGCTGACGGGCTGGGACAAGGCCGGTTACGACGACGGTAGTTGGTCCGGCGCCACGGTGGTCGGCCCGCACCCGCGACCGAACCCGGCCGACTGCTCCTCGTACGCGTCCGGTTCATCACCCTGTGCCTTCACCCACCTGTCCGCAACGAACGCCCACCTGACCCGCACGGTGGTCCACCCGAAGTCCCTGCTCCGCCTCCCGGACGGCACCGTCTTCGCCGACTTCGGCAAGGTCAACTCCGCCGTTCCCTCGGTGAGCTTCCAGCACGGCGTGGCAGGGCGGCAGTTGACCTTCACTACCAGCTACCGGCGCAGCAACTCCACGCTGACAGCGGCCGTACGCGCCGGGGACACCACGGTGACCCTCGCCAGTACGGGCAACCTGCACGTCGGCGACCGTGTCACCGTCGACGCCCCCGCGACCGGATACGGCGCGGGCGACCCGGAAACCCGCACCGTAACGGCGGTGGACGGGAAGACCGCCACTGTCGACCGGGCCCTAGGCAAGGACCACGCCGCCGGGAGCTGGGTGGAGAACTCCCGCGCCGGCACGTCGGCCCTCGACACCCAGGGCAGTAACATGCGCTTCTTCCACACCCAGCGGGACGGCGCCCAGATCGCGCAGCCGTTCACCTACTGGGGCTGGCGCTATCTGCAGATCAGCGACCCCGGCGAGAAGCTGACCACCGACGACATCACGGCCGTTGTGCAGCACACCGACGCCGCCCACCCGGCCACCTTCTCCAGCAGCGACGACACCCTCGATGACGTCTTCGCGCTCATGCAGCACTCGGCCCTGCAGTCGGCGCAGAACGTCTTCCTCGACACCCCGACCCGGGAGAAGGGCCAGTTCCTCGGCGACGCCATCGACGAGTCGTACGCGACCATGGCGGCCTCCGGGGAGCGGAGCCTGACCCGGCAGGCGATCGTCTCCTTCATGAACTCCCAGGCGCGGTACTGGAAGAACGGTGCCATGAACGCCGTCTACCCCAATGGGGACGGCAAACGGGACATCCCCGACTACACCGAGATGTTCCCTGAGTGGGTGCTGCGCTACTACCGGACCACCGGCGACCGGGAATTGCTGGCGCAGGCCCAGCCCGTGATGAAGAACATTTCCGACTACATCTCGTCCGCCGTCGACAGCCGCGGGCTGGTGGCCGACCTTCCCGGCGGCAGTGGCGCGTACCAGTACGGAATCATCGACTGGCCCGCCCCGATGCGCTACGGCTACGTCACGGACGGCAACGTTAACCGCACCGTCGTCAACGCTCTCGCTCTGGGTGCGCTGCGCTCGACGGCCGAGGCCGCCGACGCCCTCGGCGACGCGGACGCCCACACCCTGTATGGCGACCGGGCGGAGCACCTGACCGCCGCGATGCGAGCCCAGCTGCGCGACCCCGGGAGCGGCGCCTGGTCCGACGGCCTGACCGCCACCGGCAGCCGCATCGACCACTCCGGCCAGCACGCGCAGACCTTCCCTGTCGCCTACGGAGCCGCAACTTCCGCCGAGTACCCGGAACTCGGCGAGCGCATCTCCGCACTCGGCATGCAGCAAGGGCCGATGACCCTGCGCACGCTGCTCGAAGCCCTGCGCGTCACCGACCGCCCGGACACCGTGGTGGATCTCCTCACCGACCCGCACCACGACGGCCCGGCCCAGGTGCTCGCCGAGGGCGGCACCTTCCTGTGGGAGCAGTGGACCCCCGGCTGCGAGACCTCCGACTGCACCGGTGCCCAGGTGTCCCAGAGCAGCAGCGAAAGCCTCTCCCACGGGTGGGGCGGAGCAGGGATTAATGGCGTCATCGAGAGCGTCCTCGGCCTGACCGTCACCTCGCCGGGCGCCGCCACGGTCCGAATCGCCCCGGCGGACAAGGGCCTCGACCACGCCTCCGGCACGCAGTGGACAGAGCGCGGCACCGTCGGCGTCGACTGGCGCAGGAACCGCCATGGCGTGGACACCGAGGTCACCGTCCCCGTCAATGTGACGGCGACCGTCGCCCTGCCGGTGGTTCACGGCGGCGCCTACCACGTCACGGGCCAAGGTGTCCGCTACCTCGGCATCGAGGACGGCCGCGCCGCCTACCGCGTCGGGTCCGGACATGTGTCGTTCCACGCCCGGTCCACCGACTGA
- a CDS encoding GNAT family N-acetyltransferase — MLPDDWHLTQDVDDFLARAGDFLRSRPALHNTPLTDIEKLRIRGAAEPDAAAPVFGRLQSGGEVHAVFYLTPGGRLGLTPLSVEQTDALATHLAGLGHSPANVIADRDTAGAFAESWQRHTGAAPVPPFWRTHLYRLGTLTPPQPRPEGRGRITGGQDREQVVHWCREFCVDVGEQPSIDLIDAGSWDDSRFGDRHFTFWETPDGTPVAMAAATSMVGGMVRVDPVYTPAHLRGRGYAGAATVEASRAALAAGATDVVLFTDPDNPTSNALYQRIGYVHVADFAGYKFSHGAPQAR, encoded by the coding sequence ATGCTCCCGGATGACTGGCACCTTACCCAAGACGTTGACGACTTCCTCGCCCGAGCCGGGGACTTCCTGCGCTCGCGCCCCGCCCTGCACAACACGCCGCTGACGGACATCGAGAAACTGCGGATACGCGGGGCGGCCGAACCTGACGCCGCAGCACCCGTCTTCGGTCGACTGCAGTCAGGAGGTGAAGTCCACGCGGTCTTCTATCTCACTCCAGGCGGCCGCCTGGGCCTCACCCCCCTCTCTGTCGAGCAGACCGACGCCCTCGCCACCCACCTGGCCGGCCTCGGCCACTCGCCCGCCAACGTCATCGCGGACCGCGACACTGCCGGCGCTTTCGCCGAGTCCTGGCAGCGGCACACGGGAGCGGCGCCGGTACCGCCTTTCTGGCGAACGCATCTCTACCGTCTCGGCACGCTCACCCCACCACAGCCGCGCCCGGAGGGCCGGGGGCGCATCACAGGCGGACAGGACCGTGAGCAAGTCGTGCACTGGTGCCGTGAGTTCTGTGTCGACGTCGGGGAACAGCCCTCCATCGACTTGATTGACGCCGGCTCCTGGGACGACTCGCGTTTCGGCGACAGGCACTTCACGTTCTGGGAGACCCCGGACGGCACCCCCGTCGCCATGGCGGCCGCGACCTCGATGGTCGGCGGCATGGTCCGGGTGGACCCCGTCTACACCCCGGCCCACCTCCGGGGCCGCGGCTACGCGGGCGCCGCGACGGTCGAGGCGAGCCGGGCAGCACTAGCCGCGGGTGCGACTGACGTCGTCCTGTTCACGGACCCGGACAACCCCACCAGCAATGCCCTCTACCAGCGCATCGGATACGTCCACGTCGCCGACTTCGCCGGGTACAAGTTCTCCCACGGCGCACCACAAGCCAGGTGA
- a CDS encoding glycoside hydrolase family 28 protein, producing the protein MNEYREQREVRHGERHGAGRPVARVLARAVLGLCTAVALTGLVPAGNSVAVAASSDLDGGVVSSTGTVVVAKPGSTRVIRNVGTSTVTVRPGATVRQTLGRLTASDRSHQSRTIVDASGAVRRDGPVVAGDRLAVHAEDGRTEGSYALAVYDPGAAGRDGAYWNQPLYDRIDSTVNAHVPVFPDRRCDITDPAYRSQVRRVTERYAVGNEAGDPAAKTSPLVYDSQRVWFYGNALNAAIKDCHDAGGGTVVVPPGGSLNENGAYYSGAINLLSGVNLRVETGAVVKFMRDRTNQFYPVVRTSYEGTDLYSYSPLIYALHQHDIAVSGGGTLDGQEDMWNWRPWKKGYWGEPSVEDKDPDGTYGQNGVLNRMNFEDTPVEQRLFSDDGHLPKTIPVVEDGQVRHVTPPAGAKAMKSTFRPSFIQPNESTNVLIEDVKIRNTPFWIVHPLSSANVLVRGLDIYSDKTKGFEAKGWNNDDGIDPESSHDVVMEDNHVTVSDDGAAVKAGRNVNGREHRTPSERIIIRDSDYRNEAGNSAAISMGSEMSGGIRDVFIHDNVFGGHGLAMALKIKTNSTRGGAVENIYLRDSLLQYAVRSLVELDSDYNETVPFPNADAFDPQVRNIYVDRVDTGPGMPPATTSFSFRSAASRSPVENVRYRDSVYHSTSTLAAGFADNKNIKDLVVDNVTYINPQTGATTRYDTTPLRLLDATRAVPDTGDAISLIAADAGRPDTVTPVAGRTFRIAGAVDLSTAPDFPRAGTLRILVDRDDTPVPVHVRADGTFLSEPVTLDDDQSWYRDRHYVAVNFWADNGIDINTSVYQVAVSTQRGRNRS; encoded by the coding sequence ATGAACGAGTACAGAGAGCAGCGAGAAGTACGGCACGGAGAACGGCACGGCGCGGGCCGGCCGGTGGCGCGCGTACTGGCCCGGGCCGTCCTCGGCCTGTGCACCGCCGTGGCCCTTACGGGCCTGGTGCCGGCCGGTAACTCCGTTGCTGTGGCCGCGAGTTCAGACCTTGACGGCGGCGTCGTCTCGTCCACGGGCACGGTCGTGGTGGCGAAGCCCGGATCCACGCGCGTGATCCGCAACGTCGGCACATCCACCGTCACCGTGCGCCCCGGCGCGACCGTGCGGCAGACACTCGGCCGCCTGACCGCATCCGACCGCTCCCACCAGAGCCGCACGATCGTCGACGCGTCGGGTGCCGTGCGGCGCGACGGCCCGGTCGTGGCGGGCGACCGGCTCGCTGTCCATGCCGAGGACGGCCGCACCGAGGGGAGTTACGCGCTGGCCGTGTACGACCCGGGGGCCGCGGGGCGCGACGGCGCCTACTGGAACCAGCCGCTCTACGACCGGATCGACTCCACCGTCAACGCCCACGTCCCGGTCTTCCCCGACCGCCGCTGCGACATCACCGACCCCGCCTACCGGTCCCAGGTCCGCCGGGTCACGGAGCGGTACGCCGTAGGGAACGAGGCCGGTGACCCCGCGGCCAAGACCTCGCCCCTTGTGTACGACTCCCAGCGGGTGTGGTTCTACGGCAACGCCCTCAACGCGGCGATCAAGGACTGCCACGACGCGGGCGGCGGCACCGTCGTCGTCCCGCCGGGAGGCTCCCTGAACGAGAACGGGGCCTACTACTCCGGCGCCATCAACCTGCTCAGCGGCGTCAACCTGCGCGTCGAGACCGGCGCCGTAGTGAAGTTCATGCGGGACAGGACCAACCAGTTCTACCCGGTCGTGCGCACCAGCTACGAAGGAACCGACCTCTACAGCTACTCGCCGCTCATCTACGCCCTGCATCAGCACGACATCGCGGTGAGCGGCGGAGGGACGCTCGACGGCCAGGAGGACATGTGGAACTGGCGCCCCTGGAAGAAGGGTTACTGGGGCGAACCCTCGGTGGAGGACAAGGACCCGGACGGCACCTACGGGCAGAACGGTGTTCTCAACCGCATGAACTTCGAGGACACCCCGGTCGAACAGCGCCTCTTCAGCGACGACGGCCACCTGCCGAAGACGATTCCCGTCGTCGAGGACGGCCAGGTCCGCCACGTCACACCGCCCGCCGGAGCCAAGGCCATGAAGTCGACGTTCCGCCCCTCCTTCATCCAGCCCAACGAATCGACGAACGTACTGATCGAGGACGTGAAGATTCGCAACACGCCATTCTGGATCGTCCATCCCCTCAGCTCGGCCAACGTTCTCGTCCGCGGCCTCGACATCTACAGCGACAAGACGAAGGGCTTCGAGGCCAAGGGCTGGAACAACGACGACGGCATCGACCCCGAGTCGAGCCACGATGTGGTCATGGAGGACAACCACGTCACCGTCAGTGACGACGGCGCCGCAGTCAAGGCCGGCCGCAACGTCAACGGGCGCGAGCACCGGACGCCGAGCGAACGCATCATCATCCGCGACTCCGACTATCGCAACGAGGCCGGGAACTCCGCCGCCATCTCCATGGGAAGTGAGATGTCGGGCGGAATCCGCGACGTCTTCATCCACGACAACGTCTTTGGCGGTCACGGCCTCGCCATGGCCCTGAAGATCAAGACGAACTCCACCCGCGGCGGCGCCGTGGAGAACATCTATCTGCGCGACAGCCTGCTGCAGTACGCCGTCCGGTCCCTGGTCGAACTCGACAGCGACTACAACGAAACCGTGCCGTTCCCGAACGCGGACGCGTTCGACCCTCAGGTCCGCAACATCTATGTGGACCGTGTCGACACAGGCCCCGGCATGCCGCCCGCCACGACCAGCTTCTCCTTCCGCAGCGCCGCGTCCCGCTCCCCGGTGGAGAACGTCCGCTACCGCGACTCCGTCTACCACTCGACCAGCACCCTCGCGGCTGGCTTCGCGGACAACAAGAACATCAAGGACCTCGTTGTCGACAACGTCACCTACATCAACCCGCAGACCGGCGCGACCACCCGCTACGACACCACACCGCTGCGCCTCCTCGACGCGACGCGGGCAGTCCCGGACACCGGTGACGCGATCAGCCTGATCGCAGCCGACGCCGGCCGCCCCGACACCGTCACCCCGGTTGCCGGGCGCACGTTCCGGATCGCCGGCGCGGTGGACCTCTCCACGGCACCCGACTTCCCCCGCGCCGGCACGCTGCGCATCCTCGTCGACCGCGACGACACACCCGTCCCGGTACACGTCCGGGCCGACGGCACCTTCCTCAGCGAACCCGTCACCCTGGACGACGACCAGAGCTGGTACCGCGACCGGCACTACGTGGCCGTGAACTTCTGGGCGGACAACGGCATCGACATCAACACGAGCGTCTACCAGGTGGCAGTGTCCACCCAGCGAGGAAGGAACCGTTCATGA
- a CDS encoding transglutaminase-like domain-containing protein: protein MPIPSLASDTAAFYAAQSPFSDPGDLAGLYAALPADPRELARIARDLVVHRLEGDLFEYAAPKDRLHNDAETRYIDDILRIVIARNDAPLSLRREFGDRFVGICRDFALLHCSFLRHAGIPARIRSGFVDYFGADGFHFDHVVTEYWDPTRGWLLADPELADPLVVETHKVGFDPMDVPRDRFQVAGDVWRRIRAGEADPKSYGLPLPGGPLTGEWFVTGNIRLDLAALNKVETLLWDVWGVGAGSDEAMTDTIRELYDEAAEVTAGDVSFTAARQLFAGNDGLRTPQTVTSLAPFNGPSEVTLRGWPLPDSELVL, encoded by the coding sequence ATGCCAATCCCTAGCCTCGCCTCCGACACCGCCGCCTTCTACGCCGCGCAGAGCCCGTTCTCTGACCCCGGAGACCTCGCAGGGCTGTACGCCGCTTTGCCCGCCGATCCGCGCGAGCTCGCCCGGATCGCCAGGGACCTGGTGGTCCACCGCCTGGAGGGTGACCTCTTCGAGTACGCCGCCCCTAAAGATCGTCTCCACAACGACGCCGAGACGCGCTACATCGATGACATCCTGCGGATCGTCATCGCGCGCAACGACGCCCCGCTGTCCCTGCGCCGCGAGTTCGGCGACCGCTTCGTCGGCATCTGCCGCGACTTTGCGCTGCTGCACTGCTCATTCCTGCGCCACGCGGGCATACCCGCCCGGATCCGGTCCGGCTTCGTCGACTACTTCGGTGCGGACGGCTTCCACTTCGACCATGTGGTCACTGAGTACTGGGACCCGACGCGAGGCTGGCTGCTCGCCGATCCGGAGCTGGCAGACCCACTCGTCGTGGAGACTCACAAGGTGGGCTTCGATCCCATGGACGTCCCGCGCGACCGCTTCCAGGTCGCCGGTGACGTCTGGCGGCGGATCCGCGCTGGCGAGGCGGATCCAAAGTCATACGGGCTTCCCCTACCAGGCGGCCCACTGACCGGAGAGTGGTTCGTGACGGGCAATATCCGCCTCGACCTCGCGGCGCTCAACAAGGTCGAGACGCTCCTCTGGGACGTCTGGGGTGTCGGGGCCGGCAGTGACGAGGCGATGACGGACACCATCCGCGAGCTGTACGACGAAGCCGCGGAGGTGACGGCTGGCGATGTGTCCTTCACTGCGGCGCGGCAGCTCTTCGCGGGCAACGACGGGTTGCGGACACCGCAGACGGTGACCTCGCTCGCCCCGTTCAACGGCCCGAGCGAGGTCACCCTTCGCGGCTGGCCGCTGCCCGACTCTGAGCTTGTCCTCTGA
- a CDS encoding HAD family hydrolase, producing MSLLLLDLDNTLVDRDAAFRAAVADFLAQHGLPDSDLTWVTTIDASGYTARQEVAAALSDRYGDMVPISSIRALLDNGVADHVVLTHSSREALRKAQADGWTCVIVTNGRTVQQEAKIRNTGLDQLVQGWVVSESIGHKKPEPEIFHAAAATVSIPLPGAWVIGDSPHADIAGAEALGLRSVWVTDGRPWSQDSYQPTHVAKDVASAISHAMRKQG from the coding sequence ATGTCGTTGCTGCTGCTGGACCTCGACAACACTCTGGTCGACCGCGATGCGGCCTTCCGCGCCGCTGTCGCTGACTTCCTGGCCCAGCACGGCCTGCCCGACTCCGACCTCACGTGGGTGACGACTATTGACGCCAGCGGCTATACCGCGCGGCAGGAAGTCGCCGCAGCCCTGAGCGACCGATACGGCGACATGGTGCCAATCTCCTCTATCCGTGCCCTTCTCGACAATGGCGTTGCCGACCACGTCGTGCTGACGCACTCCTCCCGCGAAGCGTTGAGGAAAGCCCAGGCTGACGGATGGACCTGCGTGATCGTCACCAATGGCCGCACCGTTCAGCAGGAAGCGAAGATCCGCAACACCGGGCTCGACCAACTCGTCCAGGGCTGGGTCGTCTCCGAATCCATCGGTCACAAGAAGCCCGAACCGGAAATCTTCCATGCGGCAGCAGCAACCGTCAGCATTCCTCTGCCTGGCGCGTGGGTCATCGGCGATTCACCGCATGCTGACATCGCCGGCGCCGAAGCACTCGGGCTTCGAAGCGTGTGGGTGACGGATGGCCGACCCTGGTCCCAGGACTCCTACCAGCCAACCCACGTCGCCAAAGACGTCGCCTCCGCGATCAGCCACGCCATGCGGAAACAGGGATAA
- a CDS encoding Smr/MutS family protein: MLTLDLHPIFRNNRDIELALRQAIFKAARSGETSMEIIPGKGSGKLKKRVVAFLNQPHIKKLYERFETDPSNDGRIVVHLRS; encoded by the coding sequence TTGCTCACCCTGGATCTGCACCCGATCTTCCGCAACAACCGGGACATCGAACTGGCCCTGCGCCAGGCCATTTTCAAGGCGGCGCGCAGCGGCGAGACCAGCATGGAGATCATTCCGGGCAAGGGCTCGGGCAAGCTGAAGAAGCGCGTGGTCGCGTTCCTCAACCAGCCGCACATCAAGAAGCTGTACGAACGATTCGAGACGGACCCGAGTAACGACGGCAGGATCGTGGTCCACCTCAGGTCGTAA
- a CDS encoding helix-turn-helix domain-containing protein, translated as MKWNLRWAAAKRDIWRPVDLQAAFAKVGFTPSLSKVAALWGGTPVTVRLDDLDKICTALECTVADLMEAEPVATAAGQDEQERVVGGEAGPVRPVARRDGPRRLRPPN; from the coding sequence GTGAAGTGGAATCTGCGCTGGGCGGCGGCCAAGCGCGACATCTGGCGGCCGGTCGATCTGCAGGCGGCCTTCGCGAAGGTGGGATTTACGCCGTCGCTGAGCAAGGTAGCTGCCCTGTGGGGCGGCACTCCGGTGACGGTACGGCTGGATGATCTGGACAAGATCTGCACGGCGTTGGAGTGCACAGTGGCCGATCTGATGGAGGCCGAGCCGGTGGCGACCGCTGCGGGCCAGGACGAGCAGGAGCGGGTGGTCGGCGGCGAGGCGGGGCCGGTGCGCCCGGTTGCGCGCCGGGATGGTCCGCGCCGGCTGCGGCCGCCGAACTGA